One Acinetobacter colistiniresistens DNA segment encodes these proteins:
- the rnr gene encoding ribonuclease R — MTKNWADPEAKAEAQRYDNPIPSRTLILTTLEQLKTAQSHAELVDHFNIPDQKSIDALNHRLSAMVRDGQLMKDGFKYQPATDLPSHEATVYINSKGLGTANIAGQNDVLLPERELRLVFNGDRVKVRQTSVDRKGKAWGFITEVVQRRVKQIIGKVSEHEGEYFIQPSNPNQHQPITLEKELIQHANAKVGDMLRVAIDDYPTREELATGHIVQSMSDKADTEIIIPQTILEFGLPYEFPEAVIKEAESFKEPSAKDLKGRVDLRDLPLVTIDGEDARDFDDAVFAEKRAGGGYRVVVAIADVSHYVRLDSPLNEEAEERGTSVYFPHFVLPMLPEALSNGLCSLNPHVDRLCMVCDLKLSRAGKVTGYEFYPAVMHSKARLTYTQVGQYFEGATDAIPEDKTIHKSLNTLFQLYQTLKELRAKRHAMEFETIETYMTFDELGGIKEILPRTRNDAHKLIEECMLLANVAAAEYSLEHDIPMLYRVHEAPEFSRIQKVRDFVKLLGLPFPEQPTQADYQAVIEATKDRLDAPSIHAVLLRSMMQAYYGANNAGHYGLAYEAYTHFTSPIRRYPDLLLHRAIKAYLAKKPYPLSGAALDDAGEHFSQTERRADEASRSVTTWLKCHYMQQHLGDEFVGIISAVTEFGLFVTLKDLYVDGMIHVSQLGEDFFLYDQASQSLIGQNRGQSFSLGDEVKIQVAGVNLEERKIDFQLVQQLTHLGRVIRQKAPRTANPSSSNRTSTTEEVFGKPASTKSKVSEDGEKPVRKKKDKNKPSSYSKKPAKKASAKPEIKEKAKKKVKKKKSNAKTKAE, encoded by the coding sequence ATGACTAAAAATTGGGCCGATCCCGAAGCAAAAGCAGAAGCGCAACGTTACGATAATCCTATTCCTAGCCGAACTCTTATTTTAACTACATTAGAACAACTAAAAACTGCACAGTCTCATGCAGAGCTTGTCGACCACTTTAATATCCCCGATCAAAAAAGTATCGATGCCTTGAATCATCGTTTAAGTGCGATGGTCCGTGACGGACAATTGATGAAGGATGGATTTAAATACCAGCCTGCAACCGATTTACCAAGCCACGAAGCAACGGTCTATATTAATAGTAAAGGTTTGGGGACTGCCAACATTGCGGGACAGAATGATGTACTGCTGCCTGAACGTGAGTTACGTCTGGTCTTTAATGGCGATCGCGTTAAGGTCCGTCAGACCTCAGTTGACCGTAAAGGTAAAGCATGGGGCTTTATTACCGAAGTGGTGCAACGTCGCGTCAAACAAATTATTGGTAAAGTGTCTGAGCATGAAGGTGAATACTTTATTCAACCAAGTAATCCGAATCAGCATCAACCGATTACCCTTGAAAAAGAATTGATTCAACACGCCAATGCCAAAGTGGGTGATATGCTGCGTGTCGCGATTGATGACTACCCGACCCGTGAAGAGCTGGCGACAGGTCACATTGTTCAATCGATGTCAGATAAAGCCGATACCGAGATTATTATTCCGCAAACCATTCTAGAGTTTGGTCTACCTTATGAATTCCCGGAAGCGGTGATTAAAGAAGCAGAGAGTTTTAAAGAACCTTCGGCAAAAGATCTTAAAGGTCGTGTTGATTTACGAGATCTACCACTGGTCACCATTGATGGCGAAGATGCACGCGACTTTGACGATGCCGTTTTTGCAGAAAAACGTGCAGGTGGTGGTTACCGAGTTGTGGTTGCGATTGCAGATGTCAGTCACTATGTTCGTTTAGACTCACCTTTAAATGAAGAAGCTGAAGAACGTGGAACCTCTGTTTATTTCCCACATTTCGTGCTGCCGATGCTGCCAGAAGCATTATCCAATGGCCTCTGTTCTTTAAATCCACATGTTGACCGTTTATGTATGGTCTGCGATTTAAAACTGTCTCGTGCAGGTAAAGTGACAGGTTATGAGTTCTACCCTGCAGTAATGCATTCCAAAGCCCGTTTGACCTATACCCAAGTTGGTCAATATTTTGAAGGGGCAACAGATGCGATTCCTGAAGACAAGACCATCCATAAATCACTGAATACCTTATTCCAGCTCTATCAAACATTGAAAGAGTTACGGGCGAAACGTCATGCAATGGAATTTGAAACCATTGAAACCTACATGACCTTTGATGAGTTGGGCGGGATCAAAGAAATCTTGCCACGTACTCGTAATGATGCGCATAAACTGATTGAAGAATGCATGTTGTTGGCCAATGTTGCCGCAGCTGAATACTCGTTAGAACATGATATTCCGATGTTGTATCGTGTGCATGAAGCACCTGAATTCTCACGTATTCAAAAAGTACGTGATTTTGTCAAATTACTCGGTTTGCCATTCCCAGAACAACCCACTCAAGCTGATTATCAAGCGGTGATTGAAGCGACCAAAGATCGTTTAGATGCGCCAAGTATCCATGCGGTGCTGTTACGTTCAATGATGCAAGCCTATTATGGTGCAAACAATGCCGGACATTACGGTCTTGCTTATGAAGCCTATACGCATTTCACTTCACCAATTCGTCGTTACCCAGATTTATTGTTACACCGTGCCATTAAAGCCTATCTCGCTAAGAAACCTTACCCATTGTCAGGTGCTGCTTTAGATGATGCGGGCGAGCATTTCTCACAAACTGAACGTCGTGCCGATGAAGCTTCACGCAGCGTGACGACTTGGTTGAAGTGCCATTATATGCAACAGCATTTAGGTGATGAGTTTGTTGGTATCATTAGTGCGGTGACAGAATTTGGTCTATTCGTAACGCTCAAAGATCTGTATGTCGATGGCATGATTCATGTCAGCCAGCTCGGTGAAGACTTTTTCCTTTATGATCAAGCCAGCCAAAGTTTGATTGGTCAGAATCGTGGACAGTCATTCAGCCTTGGCGATGAAGTGAAGATCCAAGTAGCAGGCGTAAATCTGGAAGAACGTAAGATTGACTTTCAGTTGGTTCAGCAATTAACGCATTTAGGCCGTGTAATTCGCCAGAAAGCCCCTCGTACTGCGAATCCTTCTAGCTCAAATCGTACTTCAACAACTGAAGAAGTCTTTGGCAAACCGGCATCTACGAAGTCTAAAGTCAGTGAAGATGGTGAGAAGCCTGTACGTAAGAAAAAGGATAAGAACAAACCAAGCTCTTATAGCAAAAAGCCAGCTAAAAAAGCGTCTGCTAAACCAGAAATCAAAGAAAAGGCCAAAAAGAAAGTGAAAAAGAAAAAGTCGAACGCGAAAACAAAGGCTGAATAA
- a CDS encoding SRPBCC family protein yields MAYLNGLILPCLLLGLTQSCFAQIVPWTDNIPSALQPFQNNPQLLASYTQNNIFMYGHPATRTAVPTLKSNPQPNVSFNSAAIIVPVNAQQVAKTLTDFNQYVGLFPTLKSAKTLEQSGNIVQMKYRVSIPPPIPVLNFNEDVTLQHQIKSNSIASLVIDAPIPYGVGKFEWFALDENRTLITLTQWGDLNQPKRFIFKKILNAIPEAKLGIPSSSNAFILESLRSRFIQSNVTPLDAGQIPTPQLNVAQLSKITQLIQAAQQPVSILHAPTNVLYTHGRESMRFTTTYQFYQQPVQSLQKWLSPLTYQQLFPRQIKKVIATPIQNQGQDANIQVNVGLGVINIPFAFRLRFNYPQTIENNFYANGGDLRFVKGQMQLHTFNQGTLLKMTSAMKIDEKAPFLLRAMRSLPYHDVLPAVGGNAVFVQKIKAKT; encoded by the coding sequence ATGGCGTATTTGAATGGTCTAATTTTACCCTGTCTGTTATTGGGGCTCACACAAAGCTGTTTTGCACAGATCGTGCCTTGGACGGACAATATTCCGAGTGCCCTACAACCATTTCAAAACAATCCACAACTGTTGGCCAGTTATACCCAAAACAATATTTTCATGTATGGTCACCCTGCCACCAGAACAGCCGTGCCCACATTGAAAAGTAATCCTCAGCCCAATGTCAGTTTTAATTCAGCCGCAATCATTGTCCCCGTCAATGCCCAACAAGTGGCCAAAACACTGACCGATTTTAATCAGTATGTCGGTTTGTTTCCAACCCTCAAATCAGCGAAAACATTAGAACAGTCTGGCAACATTGTTCAAATGAAATATCGGGTCTCGATTCCACCCCCGATTCCTGTACTCAATTTTAATGAAGACGTCACATTACAACATCAGATTAAGTCGAATAGTATTGCCAGCTTGGTGATTGATGCACCGATTCCCTATGGCGTCGGTAAATTTGAATGGTTTGCGCTAGACGAGAACCGCACCTTAATCACATTGACCCAATGGGGCGATTTAAACCAACCCAAGAGATTTATTTTTAAGAAGATTCTCAATGCCATTCCAGAAGCGAAACTCGGGATTCCGAGTAGTAGCAATGCTTTTATTTTAGAGTCGTTAAGAAGCCGTTTTATTCAGTCCAATGTTACACCGCTGGATGCAGGACAAATTCCAACTCCGCAACTGAATGTAGCACAACTCAGTAAAATTACCCAACTGATTCAAGCAGCTCAACAACCCGTAAGTATTCTACACGCCCCCACCAATGTGCTCTATACGCATGGGCGAGAGTCCATGCGCTTTACCACCACCTATCAATTTTACCAGCAACCTGTTCAATCCTTACAAAAATGGCTGAGCCCATTAACATATCAGCAACTATTTCCTCGGCAGATTAAAAAGGTCATTGCCACCCCCATTCAAAATCAGGGACAAGATGCCAATATTCAGGTCAATGTGGGACTAGGTGTCATCAATATTCCCTTTGCATTTCGATTGCGCTTTAACTACCCACAGACAATTGAGAATAATTTTTATGCCAATGGTGGAGATCTTCGTTTTGTTAAGGGGCAAATGCAGTTGCACACCTTCAATCAAGGGACATTATTAAAAATGACCAGCGCGATGAAAATTGATGAGAAAGCGCCATTCTTGTTAAGAGCCATGCGCAGCTTGCCTTATCATGATGTACTTCCTGCTGTCGGTGGCAATGCAGTGTTTGTACAAAAAATCAAAGCAAAAACATAA
- a CDS encoding YcxB family protein, whose translation MSEQRPSVSVRYYLNLEESQDGFALVTFGKKTFSRFLTPVISIAIILWGIYLGFAGVGRYYVALGAFFLIMQAVMRYWLLPMLFKRQFVRYQFGKSEQGIDLYQDYFELYAAGKKQSAQYAEVQSFAIGKLTYMLELKSHTVVIVPKRAFSDTADQTKFENSFKK comes from the coding sequence ATGTCTGAACAACGTCCAAGTGTATCGGTGCGCTATTATTTGAATTTAGAAGAATCACAAGATGGTTTTGCTTTGGTCACGTTTGGCAAAAAAACCTTTAGCCGTTTTTTAACTCCAGTGATCAGTATTGCGATTATTCTATGGGGAATCTATTTAGGTTTTGCTGGCGTTGGGCGCTATTACGTTGCATTGGGTGCTTTTTTTCTGATCATGCAAGCGGTCATGCGCTATTGGTTATTACCGATGCTGTTTAAGCGTCAATTTGTACGCTATCAATTTGGAAAAAGCGAACAGGGAATTGATCTTTATCAAGATTATTTTGAACTGTATGCAGCAGGCAAAAAACAAAGTGCGCAATATGCCGAAGTCCAGTCATTTGCAATTGGCAAGTTGACTTACATGTTGGAGCTAAAAAGCCATACTGTGGTGATCGTACCCAAGCGTGCGTTTAGTGATACAGCAGATCAAACAAAATTCGAAAATAGTTTTAAAAAGTAA
- a CDS encoding fumarylacetoacetate hydrolase family protein: MSIRPSKIVCVGRNYAEHAKELGNAIPERALLFIKPPSSIGSLAQGISWNLALGECHYECEICLQIAHPLSQETDPAKALEAIGAVTLGLDLTLRDLQGDLKSKGEPWERAKAFDGACILADWIEADEIGDLQELELILNINGVDRQHGFTKDMIFDIGTLLVEINQSFSLEAGDVIMTGTPAGVGALRANDQLTMKLITQSGEYDWDTFVKA, encoded by the coding sequence ATGAGTATACGCCCTTCAAAAATTGTATGTGTTGGCCGAAATTATGCAGAACATGCCAAGGAATTGGGCAATGCCATTCCTGAACGTGCATTATTATTTATTAAACCGCCAAGCAGTATCGGTTCTTTAGCTCAAGGTATCAGCTGGAATCTGGCTTTGGGTGAGTGTCATTATGAATGCGAAATATGTTTGCAAATTGCCCATCCATTATCACAAGAAACCGATCCAGCCAAAGCCCTAGAAGCGATTGGTGCAGTGACTTTGGGTCTGGATTTGACCCTGCGTGATTTACAGGGCGATTTAAAATCTAAGGGTGAGCCGTGGGAACGTGCCAAAGCCTTTGATGGTGCCTGTATTTTGGCTGACTGGATTGAAGCGGATGAGATTGGCGACCTGCAAGAGTTAGAGTTGATTCTGAACATCAATGGGGTTGACCGTCAGCATGGCTTCACCAAAGATATGATCTTCGATATTGGCACTTTATTGGTTGAAATTAATCAATCTTTTAGTCTGGAAGCAGGTGATGTGATCATGACGGGTACACCCGCTGGTGTTGGGGCACTACGTGCCAATGATCAATTGACCATGAAATTGATTACCCAGTCAGGCGAATATGACTGGGATACCTTTGTCAAAGCCTAA
- a CDS encoding AraC family transcriptional regulator: MKKSAYRIQDFQAIPTYNEIPAPLWLQIRNAPAETFYPKHAHAWGEFIYAFDGVLEVNIEQIHYLTPPPYGIWLPPHLQHSGINRNDVTHCTLYVHESLCHNMPQQAGILLSAPLVSALLEHIRQHPFAEHDPEYLRLLHVLLDSLTHAELVGSYLPTTEHPALAKILTHLHEFPADNSTLEQLAQMINMTERTLARYSQKELGMSLHEWRQRLKVMKAMSMLNQGKTIESIALDLGYASSSAFIYMFKRWMHFTPDQFRKLYQGS; the protein is encoded by the coding sequence ATGAAAAAATCAGCATACAGGATTCAAGATTTTCAGGCCATCCCGACCTACAACGAGATTCCTGCCCCATTATGGCTACAAATCCGCAATGCACCTGCGGAGACTTTTTATCCCAAACATGCCCATGCATGGGGTGAATTTATCTATGCCTTCGACGGTGTTTTAGAAGTCAATATTGAGCAAATTCATTATTTAACCCCACCACCTTATGGAATCTGGTTGCCACCGCATTTACAACATAGTGGTATCAATCGCAATGACGTGACCCATTGCACCCTGTACGTGCATGAATCACTCTGTCACAACATGCCGCAACAGGCAGGTATCTTACTGTCTGCGCCCTTGGTCTCTGCGCTGCTTGAACATATTCGTCAGCATCCATTTGCTGAACACGATCCAGAATATTTACGCTTGCTGCACGTTTTACTCGATTCACTAACTCATGCCGAGTTGGTCGGCAGTTATCTACCGACCACCGAGCATCCTGCACTGGCGAAGATATTGACACATTTACATGAGTTCCCTGCCGATAACAGCACACTGGAACAGCTTGCACAGATGATCAATATGACCGAACGCACTCTTGCCCGTTATAGCCAGAAAGAATTGGGCATGTCTTTACACGAATGGCGACAGCGCCTAAAAGTCATGAAAGCGATGTCGATGTTAAATCAAGGCAAGACCATTGAAAGCATTGCACTAGATTTAGGCTACGCCAGTTCATCCGCTTTTATTTATATGTTTAAACGCTGGATGCATTTCACCCCAGACCAATTTCGTAAGCTGTATCAAGGCAGTTAA
- a CDS encoding DMT family transporter has product MDERKALDATASGLMIVLCMIWGLQQVILKMAAPDISPLMQIALRSGLAALLLLPLLYLDKSSQLFNRQNLKAGLVVAFLFSLEFFLLAQALQLTSASHAVVLLYTAPIFVALGLHWKLPSERLSLLQWTGIGIAFFGIAVTFLRANSGVSIVDQQMLWGDLLALAGGIAWAATTITVRLSSLAQAAVTQTLFYQLAGSFVLLFGLALVLGQATIHFSPLVIGSLAFHTLVVSFASFLAWFWLLRNYLASRLGVFSFLTPLFGMAFGVWLLGEKIELNFIIGSALVLLGIVVVSLQGWLKK; this is encoded by the coding sequence ATGGATGAGCGTAAAGCATTAGATGCAACCGCATCGGGTCTGATGATCGTACTGTGTATGATTTGGGGACTGCAACAGGTCATTTTAAAAATGGCAGCGCCTGACATTTCTCCCTTAATGCAGATCGCGTTGCGTTCAGGGCTGGCTGCACTGCTGTTATTACCACTGTTATATTTGGATAAAAGCAGTCAGCTCTTCAATCGCCAGAATTTAAAAGCGGGTTTAGTGGTTGCTTTTCTATTTTCTTTGGAATTCTTTTTATTGGCACAGGCCTTACAGCTGACCTCGGCTTCGCATGCCGTGGTACTGCTGTATACTGCCCCGATTTTTGTGGCCTTGGGCTTACATTGGAAGCTTCCTTCGGAGCGTCTCAGTCTGTTGCAATGGACCGGTATCGGGATTGCATTTTTTGGGATTGCCGTGACTTTTCTACGTGCAAATTCAGGCGTATCGATTGTGGATCAACAGATGTTGTGGGGTGACTTACTGGCTTTGGCTGGAGGGATTGCCTGGGCAGCCACCACCATTACCGTCCGTTTATCTTCACTGGCACAAGCCGCAGTGACACAAACGTTGTTTTATCAATTGGCGGGTAGTTTTGTATTGTTGTTTGGCCTGGCGCTTGTTCTGGGGCAAGCGACCATTCACTTTAGCCCACTGGTGATAGGCAGTCTGGCCTTCCATACTTTGGTGGTTTCTTTTGCCAGTTTCTTGGCATGGTTCTGGTTATTAAGGAATTACTTAGCATCACGGCTGGGCGTCTTTTCCTTCCTCACCCCCCTGTTTGGGATGGCTTTTGGTGTCTGGTTATTGGGTGAAAAAATTGAGCTGAATTTCATTATCGGCTCAGCTCTGGTCTTGCTCGGCATTGTCGTCGTGAGTTTACAAGGTTGGTTAAAGAAATAA
- a CDS encoding YihY family inner membrane protein: MTLNRYLKKLPFLEKTWFQFIVFVLRRFEADRCREQAGGLTYTTLFAVVPMLTVFLVIISSIRALEPARQQLQQLIYSNFLPKSTIAFDKALNAFTEKSSNLTIIGVLFLFVTTVLMLTSIENVFNRIWRVKETRTGLVGFMRYWTIISLGPIVLGSAFVLSSTVASINVLSNNFAGYQLDGSFILWLISFLLTIIGFFILYWTIPNRIVPVLSALIAACFSATIFEILKRFFGWVMSNFTSYEIVYGAFAAVPIFLLWIYLSWNIILLGVEISYALTAFHSGKEQKRHPILMLLDILELFYKKQQIGKSVSEKELLGIIGRGELGRLPSYILQLEAQNLIMRTDKDEYVLVRNLAQVDFWSFFTALPYPLPLRPDVEHIHQDDEWMERLGPSLIESNDYLAAKLSIPLSTLFEQK, encoded by the coding sequence ATGACCCTAAATCGTTATCTAAAAAAACTGCCTTTTTTAGAAAAAACATGGTTTCAATTTATTGTATTTGTGTTACGCCGTTTTGAGGCAGATCGCTGCCGTGAACAAGCGGGAGGATTGACCTATACCACGCTGTTTGCCGTCGTGCCGATGCTGACCGTTTTTTTAGTGATTATCTCCTCGATTAGAGCTTTGGAGCCTGCCAGACAGCAACTACAACAATTGATTTATAGTAATTTCTTACCGAAAAGTACCATCGCTTTTGACAAGGCTTTAAATGCCTTTACCGAAAAATCCAGTAACCTGACCATTATTGGTGTGCTGTTCCTGTTTGTCACCACCGTGCTGATGCTGACTTCAATTGAGAATGTATTTAACCGGATTTGGCGAGTGAAGGAGACCCGAACGGGTCTGGTCGGTTTTATGCGTTACTGGACCATCATTTCATTAGGACCGATTGTTTTAGGCAGTGCCTTTGTACTGTCCTCCACGGTGGCCTCAATCAATGTACTCAGTAATAATTTTGCGGGTTATCAACTCGATGGTTCTTTTATTCTGTGGCTGATTTCATTTTTATTAACCATTATCGGTTTCTTCATTTTATATTGGACCATTCCCAATCGTATTGTTCCTGTACTTTCAGCCCTGATTGCGGCCTGCTTTAGTGCGACCATCTTTGAAATTTTGAAGCGTTTTTTTGGTTGGGTGATGAGTAATTTTACCAGCTACGAAATCGTCTATGGCGCCTTTGCCGCAGTGCCTATTTTCCTGCTGTGGATTTACTTATCTTGGAACATTATTTTATTGGGTGTCGAAATCAGTTATGCCCTGACCGCTTTTCATTCGGGCAAAGAACAAAAACGTCATCCTATTTTAATGCTGCTGGATATTCTGGAATTGTTTTATAAGAAACAACAAATCGGAAAAAGTGTTAGTGAAAAAGAGCTTTTAGGAATCATTGGTCGTGGCGAGCTAGGCCGTTTACCTTCATATATCCTACAGCTCGAAGCTCAAAATTTAATTATGCGAACAGACAAGGACGAATATGTCCTGGTTCGTAATCTGGCTCAGGTGGATTTCTGGAGTTTCTTCACTGCCCTGCCTTATCCACTGCCTTTACGTCCCGATGTTGAACATATCCATCAAGATGATGAATGGATGGAGCGACTCGGCCCTTCTCTGATTGAAAGCAATGATTATTTAGCTGCCAAACTGTCGATTCCACTTTCCACGCTGTTTGAACAAAAGTAA